In one window of Tellurirhabdus rosea DNA:
- a CDS encoding DUF4386 domain-containing protein, with protein MNLQKNIGWLLISGALGVLIPYTALTLTFDYPDILREDTALIMTRFHEGGPALIATWFAFAVLGLPLLAAYVLMGQWLEKKHPAVRLATTLGVVSLIVQMIGLLRWTFVVPVLASAYSQAKNPATREAVSVAFQVVHQYGGVVLGEHLGQLFTIAWTVLVARALGDLRLIARPTVWLGYLASAIYLLAQAELFATVMPGFPVWEPAGLVGSTLWLVWLVIVGVRFTRRSPAAARADASFPAYRQ; from the coding sequence ATGAACCTGCAAAAAAACATCGGCTGGCTGCTGATCAGCGGCGCGTTAGGAGTCCTGATTCCGTACACGGCCCTAACCCTGACCTTTGATTATCCGGACATTCTCCGGGAAGATACGGCCCTGATTATGACCCGTTTCCACGAAGGCGGACCGGCTCTCATCGCGACCTGGTTTGCCTTTGCCGTTCTAGGATTGCCGCTGCTGGCTGCCTACGTCCTGATGGGACAATGGCTGGAGAAAAAGCATCCGGCCGTCCGGCTAGCCACCACGCTGGGCGTCGTCTCGCTCATTGTGCAGATGATCGGGCTGCTGCGCTGGACGTTTGTGGTGCCGGTACTGGCCAGCGCGTACAGCCAGGCGAAGAACCCCGCCACGCGGGAAGCCGTCAGCGTGGCGTTTCAGGTGGTTCATCAGTACGGCGGGGTCGTGCTGGGCGAGCATCTGGGCCAGTTGTTCACCATTGCGTGGACGGTGCTGGTGGCCCGGGCGCTGGGAGACCTGCGCCTGATCGCCCGTCCGACGGTCTGGCTCGGCTACCTCGCCTCGGCCATTTACCTGCTCGCCCAGGCCGAACTTTTCGCGACCGTGATGCCCGGCTTTCCGGTCTGGGAACCGGCGGGACTGGTCGGCAGCACGCTCTGGCTGGTCTGGCTGGTCATCGTGGGCGTCCGGTTCACTCGTCGGTCCCCAGCAGCAGCGCGAGCGGACGCCAGTTTTCCAGCTTATCGGCAATGA
- a CDS encoding Crp/Fnr family transcriptional regulator, with translation MTPLRDYFHSFGFPAEDVGKVCAAFQQKTVAKGEYLVRAGTVNQSLGFIERGAFQYFYDHDGDELTTYLVGQHGFVAALSSFLLQIPAKENIRALTDAEVWLLPRSRFNELLQDLPRFKDFYIQVLEHQLVCIENSRFDFITMTAEQRYQKLITEEAELLQQIPLQYLASVLGVTPRHLSRIRRKIV, from the coding sequence ATGACTCCATTGCGCGACTACTTCCACTCGTTCGGCTTCCCGGCAGAAGATGTCGGGAAGGTTTGTGCGGCGTTTCAGCAGAAAACGGTCGCCAAAGGCGAGTATCTGGTGCGCGCCGGTACAGTCAACCAGAGTCTGGGGTTCATCGAACGGGGTGCTTTTCAGTACTTCTACGACCACGACGGGGACGAACTCACGACCTACCTCGTCGGACAGCACGGCTTTGTGGCGGCCCTGAGCAGTTTTCTGCTGCAAATTCCGGCGAAGGAAAACATCCGGGCGCTGACCGACGCGGAGGTCTGGCTCCTGCCGAGGTCCCGGTTCAACGAACTGCTTCAGGACCTGCCCCGCTTCAAGGACTTTTATATTCAGGTGCTCGAACACCAGCTGGTGTGCATCGAAAACAGCCGGTTCGATTTCATCACCATGACCGCCGAACAGCGCTACCAGAAGCTGATTACCGAAGAAGCCGAACTCCTGCAGCAGATTCCGCTCCAGTATCTGGCCTCCGTGCTGGGTGTCACGCCCCGTCACCTGAGCCGCATCCGCCGAAAAATTGTCTGA